The Ornithorhynchus anatinus isolate Pmale09 chromosome 11, mOrnAna1.pri.v4, whole genome shotgun sequence genomic interval TGGGCCCTGGCCACGAGAGATTCCCTAGAAATGGACCTGGTGATTCACTTTTCAATGGCTCCAGCGTGGGATCAGTAGGCCCCTGCTGCCATCCTGCTCCGAAGGCAGCTCAGCTCTCCTGCTCACGGCTTGCTCTGACTCCACCTCTGGGCTTCACTAATGAGCAAGAGTCATGTTCACGCAATACACAGAAAGAATGAAAAGAGCACACCAATCTCAACTGCCCCAGTCTGACAGGcccacaaaactcctcactaattgTTCCAGTTAAACTGGGATGACACTCATTTGAGTCTCCTGGCAAGTACTCGACATTTCAGTTACAGAGATAACTGTGTCCCTATTGTCAAAGCTaaaagtccaaaaaaaaaaaaaatcaaatttgctACTCCCCATACCGATGAAGATGGGTAATGGAATGAATAAACAaggaaaacacacacagacacaaacagaGCCACGCATACGGATAAGCTCCAAGCATCAGCGTTAACTGCTAAAATCCAAAGCGTACTAGAGAAGCGCTATGAAAGAAAGTGTGGTTCACAGTTTACTTAGGTCTTTCTGCCATGAAACTATTTCTATAAACTGTTATTTCCAAGAATTTGCTGTTTCCAAGATTCAAATTTCTCTATCATCGGTACCTATCATTTGTAACAGTTGTTTGAAAGCAGCAATATTAGCACAAACCAACCACTGAGCAACCCTCCGTTCAGAAGACAAATACTTTTTGTAACCAAATTACATGTTCAGAATGTTGTACAATTAACATTGACCTAAAATGAATCGGGAAAATTTAACAAAGTCAAAATGAAGAAAATCCATTATTACTTAAGAAGAAGAATATGGTAGAACAGCCCTTATTATAAAACAATTCTAAAATTGATAAACATATCAAAATTGGGTTTTCCTCCTCTAACCCCATCCAAACTGGGAACATTGACAGTTCAGGTTGAGGTTCTGTTCTGACTACAGATCTATAAGCAGAAAATTGGTCCCTATTGACTTGGCACAGGCTGTTAACATTTCACAAATGACAAAAACTTCTCTAAACAGCAGAACGAAAGTCAGAACACAAGTCAGTCTCCTAGTCACTCCTTCATCCCGTCCACTGCAGGATTTAGGCACCACGCCGTGTCAACAAGCATCATAATCCTGGGACAAAtagtaaataaattaattttgcTAGGGCTCATGGGTCACTGCTTATGACCTGTTTCACGACACCCAAGAAGTCAGCAGAGAGCCATCTTGCACGTCTACATCCCTAGCCCACAGTAGCTGGCTAGATTTTGAAGCTAAATCTCCTTTACATTCGGATAAGATTTTACAATTTGTACCTGGAGCACTGGCTGTTCTTTTTCATGTTCTGAACTCAAATGGAAAAtcacccccccctccgccccccctccccccccccactggtACTGTGAAGAAAACGAGGAAGAAAAAAATACGATGTTTTTGGTGCAGACAATTTAAAAAGTAGCTCTGGACATTATCGCATGGTAGGGAAAATGCTCTTAATTACTAAAACTGCAAATATGATTTTAGTGTATTTATAAATAAAAGGCATTGAACAaagccaattaataataataaaatattaaatATATAGGGAGCAAAAGCTGAATGGTTCATTCTGATGAAACTCCTTTGGACAAAACTGCCTAAATGGGTTTCCTTACTACAGTAAGTTGCTGAGTAACAGACACAGCAAGCACAGAGTTAAGCTGGTTTTTTTTAGCCCCACTAGAACAATGCATTGCCTGATGGAATGGCCACAGATGAACAAGTCATTTATGATGcaaaaagtacttaaatacttaaTAAAGACATAACAAAACCCCCCTCACTGTTATCGGACGCCACGTTGTGGTAGAACATCAGACAAACTCACAAATTTACCACAAAATGTGTGGCAAAAAagaatattttatatatatatatgtatatatataaattttttttatatttatgccAATGTACTCACTCAGTACAAATAGCAAAATAGTATACCATTTCCTAAATACAAAATATAGCTTTCCAAAAAAATGAAACACACATTAGATATAAACCATCCAAAACTTGAACGATTGAAAACTGTATTCAAAATTAAATGACCCAGAGCAGGTCTCTTTCTGAAAAGTTCCCTTCATATCGGCAAGAAGCCTGTACTACTGAAAACGTAATTCAATGCCTCTcaatcagagagagaaagaaaaggagggagaggaaaggagaaagagagagagagagagagagagagggagaaattggAAACCAAGAGAAAAtgacaaggaagaggaagagaacatACAAAAGAACAGAGAAAGACTATCacaaataggggaaaaaaaaatctggttataaaaacaaaaccaaccacACCACAATCTTACACAATGCAGCAAGGTATACAAGTTAgaaaaacaataaacagaagagAACAACTTTAGAACAATTTACAGGCTATTCCTCTGTActtaaacaataaaataaaacgAAATAGACAAGAATACCAGAAACAGTATATCAAGGCGTAAAAAGCCATACACAATAGTTTGGTTCTAAACAGCATCAATAGCTTTCTACATGCCAAAAGGAGAATAAGGAATAAGCACAGGTCCAGACAAGAGGTTGTAGCGAGAAGTCGGCAACCCACTGGGTTGGTTGGAGCGCCCGAAAGCCTGGAACTTGAGCGCTACAACCACAAGTCCTGGAGTGTGTTATTTTGCTTTTTTGAGCTAACGCATATATGAGCAAATTCTTCATTTTAAGTGAACGACAATGACCTGGTACAGCCTAAGGCTTGAAGGAACTCTCAGTAAAGTGACCACTCAAAACCGTAAAGCACTGAGGTGACAAGACAGATGATAGTCACTGCAGCTCGGGGAGAGAAGGCATTTTAAGAAATCCTGGCATTCATGAAAAATGTCACTGTTTCCCATCGGAGGGAAATTCTGAAGACTGTAGAAGAGCACCgttcgtggaaaaaaaaaaaaaaaagggattgctTCGCTGGAGTCAAACCGCCTCCACCCACATCTCTGAAAGggccctttctcttcttttgtgCTGCAGGGTTGGACAAAATCAGTCACCTGGAGTTCAAGTGCTCTTGTTCCCTCTACGCTGCCTCAGGTCCTAAAGCCAGTAGTGTATTAGATGCTTGCAACTAAatgagcaagaggaagaaaagcATGAATATAAAAGAGAATGTTGGGGTGGAGACTGGGGAGAGAGTAACGGGTTCTGACCTGTGGCTTCTAGGTAAGAGACACAAAGGGCTTGAAAACTCGGCCACTCAAACTCTTCCTTCGGTTCAAACTTCATTACGAGATACTAGGATATAATTTACCCTAAATCATCCTCTTCATCTGTGATGAGCAAGGTAATCACTACTCTACGCACAGTCATATCTAAACACCATAATACAAATACTTAGAAAACTGTTAACAACTTTGTGGGACTGGAACTCCACAGCACTCCAAGCTGTTCCCAGTGCCGTAGCAGAGTATTTGCTTTTTGGTTAAAATATGTAGAGTTGTCTTCTCTGCATAGAGTTTTGACTACAGTTTACTTGCCAGTGACAGCTCTTCGGCTTATTTAGAGAAACTGAAAACGGGATTCCTTCAATCCAGTTGGTCGACAACTGTGCTTTTTAGAGCGAAAACGGCAGCGTCGGCCTTTTCTTCTCCACCAGCCACTCTACTTGActgaagggatggagggaagtcAAAATGATGAAGGGGCAAAGGTACACAGGACAACAAAGGTTATtttctaatgacaataataaccgAGGAGCCTGGCTTTGAATTCCAACTGCTCTTCATATAGGCTTGGTGCCTAGGGAAGTAGCAAAACCTAATTCCACCAACTGGAAATACAAAGCACAGATTTTGAGTCATTATTGTGATCGAGAGCCTGAAGTATTGCAAGGATGATAACATTAGTTACTAGTCACTGCACCGGCAGCATGTAAGATGCACTCTTTTGCAGACAGGGTGAAATCTACACATTTGCTCAAATACAGTTACACTTTctctacattaaaaaaaacaaaacaaaacaaaacaaaaaacagcgaCAATTCCATATACCCTAATCCATGCTGGAATACCAGGTTTAAGGGCATCTTGGGAAATCAGATTTTTCTTGACGGAATTTctgtaaggaaaaaaaatacatttcagttATATTAGGTGTAAATAACTATTTGCACTTAAAATACTTCTTTCATCCTAAAGGAATCTCAAATACATTTCGATCATATGCAGAACATCAAAACGTTACCCCATTTGATATTTTCGGGCACATAATTCCACATGGAAGATCTAAATAAAGCAGAAGTGAGCTAATAGAAGAAAATGCTTTTTCTGCACATTTGTCAAAGCATTAGGATAGCTCTAGTTCAAATTAGAAAAGTTTGCAATTTTTAATCCCGTGATACTCTGGAAGTACCAATCCATGGAAAACTGTCAGAGAAGCTATGCTTCAAAATAATTAGAAATCCAGGCGTTACTCTTTTATTCTATTAGAAAGGAAAACTCCTCTCATCCAtaagtcttgtgggcaggggtcgtctacacccactccgatacagcgtactctcccaagcactttgtacagtgctctgcactcaataagtgctcaagagataccaCTGCGTGATCGTTTATGCTCTCAACCGGAAAAAACCAGGGTGTTAAAATCCAACACTTACCCAGTTAAAATGAACCAGTCATATTGTTCCCCTGATTTTGCAATGAGACAAGCAAATCGATCTTTTCGATATTTTGGTTGGAGTTGATAGATGACGGTAATGAAGAATTCTCAGGCATCTGCTGAGACAAAAGCGTCGATACGGGAGGCTGACCTTCACTTTGGGGCTGACCTGGTTGATTTATAGCCATCAGAGGATCTGGCAATGTAGCTGGTCCAGAGGCCAAAAGCTGGCTACAGTCTGTAAAGATATTTGAAATGGAAGTAATTAAAACTTGAAAAGACACACCTGAGCCAGCCAAAAACGCTCTGATCGAGATGCAATTCAAAGCATTTTTAAACTTTGGAGAAAAAGTAGTTTTGTGAACTCCCTGCAATCCTCTTCCTCATCAAATACTTATCAGGAAGAATAAAATCTATGGCTACAAATTAGATGTGACAAGACATAACGAGAGGTTCTCGCGTTTCGAACTACAGGTTTATAACCAATCCAATTCAGACAACAACATGCAGGGCCCGCGCATGGCCATACCTTTGCTAcccaggaagagaaaaaaggacttcactcattcattcattcaatagtatttactgagcgcttactatgtgaagagcactgtactaagcgcttgggatgaacaagtcggcaacagatagagacagtccctgccgtttgacgggcttacagtctaatcggctccCGTAGCTAGTTAGCACTCTTTTACTAAGAAGCTTGCTCTTATGAAAAGACACTTCAAATAAGTTTCCTAGAGAAATGTTTTTATACATTTGAAGAGAGGAATTGGCTAAAAACTATTCTTCTTCGAGTTTGGCTCCCTATTCTCTCAACAACAAAAGTAATTTGTAGCTTAGTTTACGGCAAGAAAAACCCGATCTGCCAGTAGACTGGAAACTGCATTCTCCTGTATACACACCTAGTCCTGCTGAAgccccattttctttttctcatggcatttgttaaatgctgtactgccagctggggtagatacaaactaatgaggttggacacaatccatgtgccacatgggactcagtcttaatccccattttgcagatgaggtgtttgaggtacagagaagttattattattgttagcaataattacagtaataataatggtatttgttaagctcttcctatgtgccagacactgtactaagcgctggggtggatacaagcaaatcgggttggatgcagtccctgtcccgcctaggactcacagtcttcatccccactttccagatgagctaactgagaaacagaggagcgaagtgagttggccaaggtcacacggcagacaagaggcagaggtaggatgagaacccacgaccttctgtctctcaagcccgtgctctatccactacgtcatcatcgactcgcccaaggccacggagcagacaataataataatgttggtacttgttaagcgctcactatgtgcagagcactgttctaagcactggggtagatacatggtaatcaggttgtcccacgtgaggctcacagttaatccccattttacagatgaggtaactgagccacagagaagtgaagtgacttgcccccagtcacacagctgacaagtggcagagccgggatttgaactcatgatctctgactcccaagcccgggctctttccactgagccacgctgcttcagagctggggccagaacccaggtcctccgactcccaggcatgttctctttccactagaccacactgcttattacTTGCTTAAACGTGATTtggcagggggagaaaaaaaaatcaaccactcCAAATAATCTAGCTTTCTTTCCAAGAAATTTTTAAGCAGTGGGAAGGTTCTACTTACTATTCTGAATGCCAAACAGGAACATTCCTGAAGTCTGCTGAGTCGAACCAGGAGAATTCTGGAGTTGATTCATTGTGCCTCCTGCGGTATTGTGAAATAAAGTTGGTTGTTGTTGTGGTGCAGCTGTTGTCCCCTGGATTCCCGTCATGTTGTTCTGAGGTGGGTAGAGGGGGGGCTGCTGCAGGTCCTGTTGGTTTATACTGTTCTGCAAGGCAGACATGGAAGCCGATGAGATGAACAGCGTGACTTGTTGCtcttgagaggaggcagagccTTGCACCAGCTGAATCTGAGGTGAGTTATGGAACAGAGACGGCTGTGGTTGATCGGACGGGGTGGATCCTGGGTTCTGAAGAGAAGAAACCGTGGTCTGGTTCTGAAACTGCATGGGCTGTTGATCCTGGCTCATCGGAGGCATACTGTTTTGCGGGTGAAACAGGGACTGGTTCTGCTGTTCCTGGTTAGTCAACGGATTTTGACTGGGACTGAATATCAGGTTTTGGGGGGGTGGTTTTTGAGACGCCATTGTGGCCATCGTGCTCTGATTACTGAAGAGAATagtctgctgttgctgctgctgttgctgttgctgctgctgctgttcttgGGACGCTGAGTTATTCGGCATGGTGACCATCGAGTGCTGAGGCTGGAAGATTGTACCTTGCTGGTTCTGAGACAGTGAATTTGGGGGAAGGGAGCCTAACGATACCTGAGCCTGAAACAAGCCCTGTTGAGGGGGTTGGGCctgctctggagagagcagcggggtCTGGATGTGGGGTATCTGAGACGGCTGTTGGAAAGCAGCCTGTTGTTCGGTGCCCGATGccggctgaagtggggagatcgAGTTCTGGGTTGCAAAAAATGTGATCtgttcttcttgagatactggaTTGTTCTGCAGAGTGCTTAGCGGACTCTGGGAAAGGAACATGTTGGGCGGCGGCTGCTCTGGAGGGACAGAAGAACCCTGCAGCACAGCCATGGGACTCTGGTTGTGGAACATCGAAGACGGCAACTgttcggaggaagaggagggcgtcTGACTGTGGACGATGGGGTTTGGGCTGTGGAACATGGAACCCGGGGGTTCCTGGGACAGGTTCTGCGCTTCGCCAATAGGATTCTGAGGATGGAAAAGCTGAGCTTGCGTATGAGACGACTGTTGCAAGAAGCTCCCAGACTGAAGCGACATCATATCGCCGCCTTGCTGGAACAGTCCATTCCCTTGCTGTTGGGATCCGCTGCTCTGAACAGTCATCATGCCCTTCGTAGGGGAAAAAAGAGTCACCGGAGCCTGATTTTCCCCGCTGTGCTGCATCTGAACCATGGTCTGAAACACACTGTTCTGAATCTGTTTCGCCTGGCCTCcggtttcctctccatctcccgaGCTGGGCGCGGGAAacagggcagggccaggggcgGCAACCTGCTGAGAAGTCGGGGCGGACGCTTCATTCCCGGAGACCGCGGGAGACGAGGAGAACAGCTCGCACTGCATTTGGATATCTTCGTTTGTCGACAGTGCGCTCATCATGTGAGACGCCTGCTGGTACACTGGGGACTGCTGGAGGTTTCCACTTCCCGAAGCGGTGGGCGAGAAGAGCTCGGACTGTATCTGGGCAGCCGCCTGGCAGATACTCTGCTGCATTTCCATAACCATGGCTGCTGAGGATTCCAACgcttgctgctgttgctgctgctgctgttgttgttgttgttgctgttgctgctgttgttgttgttgctgttgttgctgttgctgctgctgctgctgctgattggATAACGTGCCCTCAGTCTGGGCATGAACGTTTTCGGCTCTCCCAGACAGTAGATTTTCGGCTCTAGGATGGACGGTTGGCTCTGCTGAGGAAAACAGGCCGGGACTGACACTGTTTTGAATCTGACTGACTTGTTGAAAAATCTCGGCACTGAGTTGCTCTTGCACGTTGTCGTTACCATCCGAGGTGGAAAAGAGAACCGAAGATAACTGCTGCTGGGCCTCCAAGACCTGCTGGACCAAATCGACGTTCCCCCCGCTGCCACCGGAAGGACCGGTCGGAAAATTTCCGGCCTGCAGCTGCTGGATGGTGTTCTGCAACTGAGTCACGCCGTTCGGGGAGGAGAAAATGCTCGATGAAATCTGCTGCTGTAACGTCTGTGCTTGTTCTTGAAGCGGtgactgctgttgctgctgagaTGCATCCGTCAGCTGGGACAAGTTCACCACGGTGCCGTCTGACTGCAACACCTCTCTGGACTGAGACTCTCTGGGCTGAAACTGGGTGGCCTGCTGCAATAATGCATCGCTGTTCGGCAGCTGGCTGGGAGCAGAAACGGTTGGAAAGGTCCCAGGCTGGGAAATGTCCTGGGTTTGGATAGTTGTCAGTGTCTCCGGGTTGTATACTTTAGGCTGAATCTGCTGCTGCTTTTCGTTGTCCGGAGATAAGTGGGAAGCAGAAGATGAAAAAGATCCATTTCCTGATATGCTGGAAATGTTTTCTAACGTTTGCTGAGTTGATCCAACTGCCTTTGTCGCCTAAAAACATAAAACTCATCTTAAAACTGCAAAGATAACAGATTCCAAATTTCCGCCTGCAACCAAAATTAGGAAAGGAGAGCTAGGCTATAAGGTTGCATTCATGTTTAAAGACGCCAATGCAAACAAGAGGTGCCCTCTAACCTCAGAGGAGGCAAAATAGAAGACAGGATATGAAGATAATCATCcatggagagagagaacaatatggAAGATTTTTTCTAATACAGTTCCTTCTTAGGGAAGGTTAAAGGGAatgcaaaaaaccaaaaaatgttTTGTCTGAGACTTGGAGTAATTAATTCTATGGGGCACAAGAAAAAACACTGCCAGGTTGAATTTGGGTTCTTCACTTTTTAGCAAATAAAACAGAATGAATATTTACAGAAACTATATCGTAGGTGAACACACAAGATCCCGAGATCATTCATTATTAAATTTAATTCCCATCGATGTGCGTTTAACTGATTAATTAAATGACATCTCAATCTCAGTTTCGTCAAGAAAAACTAGGGGTATCAGGAGTGAGATCTGGTGTGGATACTAAAGTAAATGTAAAGCAAAGTGCCTTTCTTCAAGGcaactcccccccaaaaaacatgAGTGAAGCACAGACAACAGGAAAACAAGCTGCTACAGGGGAAAGTGTCTATGTGAGAAATGCACATGTTGAAAAGCATTGAAAAGTTAATTTAAATTGCATACTTCTTGACAGTGCAACATCATCGACCTCTTCCCAACCTGTGAAAGAGGGCCGGACAACTAATATTTTGGGGTGTAATTCAGCACTGTTGGgctggaaaaagttaggctgagCCTGTGGAGCCCAGTCTATTTTCCTATAAGAATTTTTTTTAGAGTCTGATGGGCCGGGAGACTGCATTATTGACAACTAGTCCACAGGGATATACTGGTGACTCTGTGTACCTCCCTCACCCTTTGCCCAGTTGCCTGAAAACTGAGAACTGATGCCGTCTTCTAGGACaacaaaagggttgggggctataggcgggaggggggaaaatTTGTAATAATACCCTGAAATAATTTCTAGAGCACTTtattttatcaagtgctttcacAATAAttacacttcactcttccattACTTCTATTTTTATTCTGTCTTTTGGATAGAATGTCATTAAGGAACAGTGGGGCATTCTTTTGACACTATCTGGATATAGTGCAATGTGATTTTGGAAAAGTCAGGTGTGATTCTTCACACAGTATTCATCAGGGCACACAAACTGCAATACACATTTATCTTAATGTGGAGTTCATCAGTAACATAACCCCCACATTATAGCAGGGCTGAGTGAATCTCATTTTCAACTTTACCACAGCAgctaggggagcagcatggctgagtggatacagcacgagcctgggagtcagaaggacctgagttctaatcctgactgcaccacttgtcttcagtgttactttgggcagatcattagtgtccctgtgcctgttacctcatctgcaaaatgggaattaataccataggcatggattgtgtccaacctgatta includes:
- the NFAT5 gene encoding nuclear factor of activated T-cells 5 isoform X1, giving the protein MPSDFISLLSADLDLESPKSLYSRESVYDLLPKELQLPPSRETTVASMSQTSGGEAGSPPPAVVAADASSAPSSSSMGGACSSFTTSSSPTIYSTSVTDSKAMQVESCSSAVGVSNRGVSEKQLTGNTAQQHPSTPKRHTVLYISPPPEDLLDNSRMSCQDEGCGLESEQSCSMWMEDSPSNFSNMSTSSYNDNTEVPRKSRKRNPKQRPGVKRRDCEESNMDIFDADSAKAPHYVLSQLTTDSKGNSKAGNGASENQKGTGAKKSPMLCGQYPIKSEGKELKIVVQPETQHRARYLTEGSRGSVKDRTQQGFPTVKLEGHNEPVVLQVFVGNDSGRVKPHGFYQACRVTGRNTTPCKEVDIEGTTVIEVGLDPSNNMTLAVDCVGILKLRNADVEARIGIAGSKKKSTRARLVFRVNIIRKDGSTLTLQTPSSPILCTQPAGVPEILKKSLHSCSVKGEEEVFLIGKNFLKGTKVIFQENISDESSWKSEAEIDMELFHQNHLIVKVPPYHDQYITSPVSVGIYVVTNAGRSHDVQPFTYTPDSAGALNVNVKKEVSSPARPCSFEEAMKVMKATGCNLDKVNILSSALIPPTSLMPSSVIKNEDVTPMEVTAEKRPSPVFKATKAVGSTQQTLENISSISGNGSFSSSASHLSPDNEKQQQIQPKVYNPETLTTIQTQDISQPGTFPTVSAPSQLPNSDALLQQATQFQPRESQSREVLQSDGTVVNLSQLTDASQQQQQSPLQEQAQTLQQQISSSIFSSPNGVTQLQNTIQQLQAGNFPTGPSGGSGGNVDLVQQVLEAQQQLSSVLFSTSDGNDNVQEQLSAEIFQQVSQIQNSVSPGLFSSAEPTVHPRAENLLSGRAENVHAQTEGTLSNQQQQQQQQQQQQQQQQQQQQQQQQQQQQQQQQALESSAAMVMEMQQSICQAAAQIQSELFSPTASGSGNLQQSPVYQQASHMMSALSTNEDIQMQCELFSSSPAVSGNEASAPTSQQVAAPGPALFPAPSSGDGEETGGQAKQIQNSVFQTMVQMQHSGENQAPVTLFSPTKGMMTVQSSGSQQQGNGLFQQGGDMMSLQSGSFLQQSSHTQAQLFHPQNPIGEAQNLSQEPPGSMFHSPNPIVHSQTPSSSSEQLPSSMFHNQSPMAVLQGSSVPPEQPPPNMFLSQSPLSTLQNNPVSQEEQITFFATQNSISPLQPASGTEQQAAFQQPSQIPHIQTPLLSPEQAQPPQQGLFQAQVSLGSLPPNSLSQNQQGTIFQPQHSMVTMPNNSASQEQQQQQQQQQQQQQTILFSNQSTMATMASQKPPPQNLIFSPSQNPLTNQEQQNQSLFHPQNSMPPMSQDQQPMQFQNQTTVSSLQNPGSTPSDQPQPSLFHNSPQIQLVQGSASSQEQQVTLFISSASMSALQNSINQQDLQQPPLYPPQNNMTGIQGTTAAPQQQPTLFHNTAGGTMNQLQNSPGSTQQTSGMFLFGIQNNCSQLLASGPATLPDPLMAINQPGQPQSEGQPPVSTLLSQQMPENSSLPSSINSNQNIEKIDLLVSLQNQGNNMTGSF
- the NFAT5 gene encoding nuclear factor of activated T-cells 5 isoform X3 codes for the protein MLLQLPPLPPWAVLAAPLPPLPALPFILPQSPTARLCKWRAAPQPWGASENQKGTGAKKSPMLCGQYPIKSEGKELKIVVQPETQHRARYLTEGSRGSVKDRTQQGFPTVKLEGHNEPVVLQVFVGNDSGRVKPHGFYQACRVTGRNTTPCKEVDIEGTTVIEVGLDPSNNMTLAVDCVGILKLRNADVEARIGIAGSKKKSTRARLVFRVNIIRKDGSTLTLQTPSSPILCTQPAGVPEILKKSLHSCSVKGEEEVFLIGKNFLKGTKVIFQENISDESSWKSEAEIDMELFHQNHLIVKVPPYHDQYITSPVSVGIYVVTNAGRSHDVQPFTYTPDSAGALNVNVKKEVSSPARPCSFEEAMKVMKATGCNLDKVNILSSALIPPTSLMPSSVIKNEDVTPMEVTAEKRPSPVFKATKAVGSTQQTLENISSISGNGSFSSSASHLSPDNEKQQQIQPKVYNPETLTTIQTQDISQPGTFPTVSAPSQLPNSDALLQQATQFQPRESQSREVLQSDGTVVNLSQLTDASQQQQQSPLQEQAQTLQQQISSSIFSSPNGVTQLQNTIQQLQAGNFPTGPSGGSGGNVDLVQQVLEAQQQLSSVLFSTSDGNDNVQEQLSAEIFQQVSQIQNSVSPGLFSSAEPTVHPRAENLLSGRAENVHAQTEGTLSNQQQQQQQQQQQQQQQQQQQQQQQQQQQQQQQQALESSAAMVMEMQQSICQAAAQIQSELFSPTASGSGNLQQSPVYQQASHMMSALSTNEDIQMQCELFSSSPAVSGNEASAPTSQQVAAPGPALFPAPSSGDGEETGGQAKQIQNSVFQTMVQMQHSGENQAPVTLFSPTKGMMTVQSSGSQQQGNGLFQQGGDMMSLQSGSFLQQSSHTQAQLFHPQNPIGEAQNLSQEPPGSMFHSPNPIVHSQTPSSSSEQLPSSMFHNQSPMAVLQGSSVPPEQPPPNMFLSQSPLSTLQNNPVSQEEQITFFATQNSISPLQPASGTEQQAAFQQPSQIPHIQTPLLSPEQAQPPQQGLFQAQVSLGSLPPNSLSQNQQGTIFQPQHSMVTMPNNSASQEQQQQQQQQQQQQQTILFSNQSTMATMASQKPPPQNLIFSPSQNPLTNQEQQNQSLFHPQNSMPPMSQDQQPMQFQNQTTVSSLQNPGSTPSDQPQPSLFHNSPQIQLVQGSASSQEQQVTLFISSASMSALQNSINQQDLQQPPLYPPQNNMTGIQGTTAAPQQQPTLFHNTAGGTMNQLQNSPGSTQQTSGMFLFGIQNNCSQLLASGPATLPDPLMAINQPGQPQSEGQPPVSTLLSQQMPENSSLPSSINSNQNIEKIDLLVSLQNQGNNMTGSF
- the NFAT5 gene encoding nuclear factor of activated T-cells 5 isoform X2, producing the protein MGGACSSFTTSSSPTIYSTSVTDSKAMQVESCSSAVGVSNRGVSEKQLTGNTAQQHPSTPKRHTVLYISPPPEDLLDNSRMSCQDEGCGLESEQSCSMWMEDSPSNFSNMSTSSYNDNTEVPRKSRKRNPKQRPGVKRRDCEESNMDIFDADSAKAPHYVLSQLTTDSKGNSKAGNGASENQKGTGAKKSPMLCGQYPIKSEGKELKIVVQPETQHRARYLTEGSRGSVKDRTQQGFPTVKLEGHNEPVVLQVFVGNDSGRVKPHGFYQACRVTGRNTTPCKEVDIEGTTVIEVGLDPSNNMTLAVDCVGILKLRNADVEARIGIAGSKKKSTRARLVFRVNIIRKDGSTLTLQTPSSPILCTQPAGVPEILKKSLHSCSVKGEEEVFLIGKNFLKGTKVIFQENISDESSWKSEAEIDMELFHQNHLIVKVPPYHDQYITSPVSVGIYVVTNAGRSHDVQPFTYTPDSAGALNVNVKKEVSSPARPCSFEEAMKVMKATGCNLDKVNILSSALIPPTSLMPSSVIKNEDVTPMEVTAEKRPSPVFKATKAVGSTQQTLENISSISGNGSFSSSASHLSPDNEKQQQIQPKVYNPETLTTIQTQDISQPGTFPTVSAPSQLPNSDALLQQATQFQPRESQSREVLQSDGTVVNLSQLTDASQQQQQSPLQEQAQTLQQQISSSIFSSPNGVTQLQNTIQQLQAGNFPTGPSGGSGGNVDLVQQVLEAQQQLSSVLFSTSDGNDNVQEQLSAEIFQQVSQIQNSVSPGLFSSAEPTVHPRAENLLSGRAENVHAQTEGTLSNQQQQQQQQQQQQQQQQQQQQQQQQQQQQQQQQALESSAAMVMEMQQSICQAAAQIQSELFSPTASGSGNLQQSPVYQQASHMMSALSTNEDIQMQCELFSSSPAVSGNEASAPTSQQVAAPGPALFPAPSSGDGEETGGQAKQIQNSVFQTMVQMQHSGENQAPVTLFSPTKGMMTVQSSGSQQQGNGLFQQGGDMMSLQSGSFLQQSSHTQAQLFHPQNPIGEAQNLSQEPPGSMFHSPNPIVHSQTPSSSSEQLPSSMFHNQSPMAVLQGSSVPPEQPPPNMFLSQSPLSTLQNNPVSQEEQITFFATQNSISPLQPASGTEQQAAFQQPSQIPHIQTPLLSPEQAQPPQQGLFQAQVSLGSLPPNSLSQNQQGTIFQPQHSMVTMPNNSASQEQQQQQQQQQQQQQTILFSNQSTMATMASQKPPPQNLIFSPSQNPLTNQEQQNQSLFHPQNSMPPMSQDQQPMQFQNQTTVSSLQNPGSTPSDQPQPSLFHNSPQIQLVQGSASSQEQQVTLFISSASMSALQNSINQQDLQQPPLYPPQNNMTGIQGTTAAPQQQPTLFHNTAGGTMNQLQNSPGSTQQTSGMFLFGIQNNCSQLLASGPATLPDPLMAINQPGQPQSEGQPPVSTLLSQQMPENSSLPSSINSNQNIEKIDLLVSLQNQGNNMTGSF